A genomic window from Phoenix dactylifera cultivar Barhee BC4 chromosome 7, palm_55x_up_171113_PBpolish2nd_filt_p, whole genome shotgun sequence includes:
- the LOC103699818 gene encoding zinc finger protein ZAT1-like — translation MGDGSDFEKLTVKALLQRKLKYRKIKDRDGDVACDALSSGRSLAALNSQVKARSDTEEGGIIGSPEADAASKQQSSDGFPPSTKESVADLKAVSHNLGKRKHMDDDAACRLCGKNFPSMKALYGHMRSHERNWRGLTPPPEVHTLVPIPAADFKSSNIFLPPLKSSVIAKRHRKAKAAANPRTEEELEDPLINAAKNLMFLANGGFSLDSTPARQQQNRNSVPYNSKPMSNEDDLKISTTAQMDADTTGKSSNQNINNSVIDCNGTVDMSSGKPTKKKDDLEIVTELAGDQKQYLCTACNKSFSTHQALGGHTASHNKGKSNAGVEEAKLAQAEGNLIGQSGGSAVKVSEHRCKICGLVFPTGQALGGHMRKHWTGPENVAAPSSSENGKKANQTSSSSENATKATQPSSSSENAPKAERRYLDIDINEPALPEDAE, via the coding sequence ATGGGTGACGGAAGTGATTTTGAAAAGCTGACAGTAAAAGCGCTGCTGCAGAGGAAATTAAAGTATCGAAAGATTAAAGATCGCGATGGAGATGTGGCGTGTGATGCTCTATCTTCAGGCCGGAGTTTAGCAGCCTTAAATAGTCAGGTGAAAGCTCGGAGTGACACTGAAGAAGGTGGAATTATTGGAAGCCCAGAGGCTGATGCTGCATCGAAACAACAGTCTAGTGATGGATTTCCTCCAAGCACTAAAGAGAGTGTTGCAGATCTTAAAGCAGTCTCTCATAATCTCGGAAAAAGGAAACATATGGATGATGATGCCGCTTGCAGGCTTTGTGGGAAAAACTTTCCATCGATGAAGGCATTGTATGGTCATATGAGAAGTCATGAGAGAAACTGGAGAGGATTGACTCCGCCACCTGAAGTGCACACGCTGGTGCCAATACCAGCTGCTGATTTCAAAAGCTCCAATATATTTTTGCCACCATTGAAGTCGTCCGTGATCGCAAAGAGACATAGGAAAGCCAAAGCAGCTGCCAATCCCAGGACGGAAGAAGAGTTGGAGGATCCATTGATCAATGCTGCCAAGAATCTTATGTTTTTGGCCAATGGGGGTTTCTCTCTGGATTCAACCCCAGCAAGGCAGCAACAAAATAGGAACTCTGTACCATATAATTCAAAACCGATGAGCAATGAGGACGATCTGAAAATCAGCACTACTGCACAAATGGATGCAGATACGACTGGAAAGAGCTCGAACCAAAACATTAATAATTCGGTGATCGACTGCAATGGAACAGTAGACATGTCAAGCGGGAAGCCAACGAAGAAGAAAGATGATTTGGAAATAGTGACCGAGTTGGCCGGAGACCAGAAGCAGTATTTGTGCACCGCCTGCAACAAGTCATTCTCCACTCACCAAGCACTCGGGGGTCATACAGCGAGCCACAACAAAGGCAAGAGCAATGCAGGAGTTGAGGAAGCAAAGCTAGCACAAGCTGAAGGTAATTTGATTGGCCAAAGTGGTGGTTCGGCCGTGAAAGTCTCCGAGCATCGGTGCAAGATCTGCGGCCTGGTATTCCCAACGGGGCAGGCTCTTGGTGGGCACATGCGGAAGCATTGGACGGGTCCCGAGAATGTTGCTGCACCCTCGTCATCAGAGAATGGTAAAAAAGCAAACCAAACTTCCTCATCGTCAGAGAATGCTACAAAAGCAACCCAACCCTCCTCATCATCAGAGAATGCTCCAAAAGCAGAACGTCGTTATCTAGATATCGATATCAATGAGCCTGCACTGCCCGAAGACGCAGAATAG